The Camelina sativa cultivar DH55 chromosome 14, Cs, whole genome shotgun sequence genome includes a window with the following:
- the LOC104740259 gene encoding F-box/LRR-repeat protein 14-like gives MFLDYIIIMGGACSRKRDQQVEDILNRGVSGKYSKSSSSKWLATSLSRSGSDVKRNHGGCPSLMDLCLRKIQEDIDRYTKFSDLPRDISQQIFDELVYSQRLTLKSLEAFRDCAIQDLYLGEYPGVNDDWMDVISSQSTSLLSVDFSGSDITDSALVSLKACNNLESLNFNFCDQISNHGLAHLSGLSNLTSLSFRRNAAITAQGMRAFSNLVNMKKLDLEKCPGIHGGLIHLRGLTKLESLNIKWCNCITDSDIEPLSELSNLRSLQICCSKITDFGISYLEGLKKLNLLNLEGCRHVTAACLNTLTALKELMFLNLNRCNFSDSGCEKFSDLTNLKILNLGMNNITNSCLIHLKGLIKLESLNLDSCRIGDEGLIHLSGMLGLKSLELSDTEVGSNGLRHLSGLSNLESINLSFTVVTDSGLRKLSGLTSLRTLNLDARHVTDAGLSALTSLTGLTHLDLFGARITDSGTNHLRNLKKLQSLEICGGGLTDAGVKNIKDLSSLTLLNLSQNSNLTDKTLEFISGLTGLVSLNVSNSRVSTSGLRHLKPLKNLRSLTLESCKLSANDIRKLQATDLPHLVNFRPE, from the exons TGATTACATCATCATCATGGGAGGAGCTTGCTCAAGGAAGAGAGATCAACAAGTTGAAGATATTTTAAACAGAGGTGTTTCTGGCAAATATAGCAAGAGTTCTAGTTCCAAATGGTTAGCTACTTCCCTCTCTAGGTCTGGCTCCGATGTTAAACGTAATCATGGAGGATGCCCATCTCTTATGGACCTCTGTCTCCGCAAGATACAGGAG GACATAGATAGATACACCAAGTTCTCTGACCTACCGAGGGATATCAGTCAGCAGATTTTTGATGAATTGGTGTATTCCCAGCGCTTAACTTTAAAGTCTCTCGAGGCATTTCGGGACTGTGCAATCCAG GATCTTTACTTGGGAGAATACCCTGGAGTTAATGATGACTGGATGGATGTCATCTCCTCGCAGAGTACATCTTTGCTTTCTGTTGATTTTTCTGGGTCTGATATCACAGACTCTGCCCTGGTTTCTTTAAAAGCTTGCAACAACCTCGAATCCTTAAACTTTAATTTCTGTGATCAGATATCAAACCATGGGCTTGCGCATCTCAGCG GCCTCTCAAATTTGACAAGCCTGAGCTTCAGAAGAAATGCTGCAATCACTGCACAAGGCATGCGTGCTTTTTCCAACTTGGTTAACATGAAGAAATTAGATCTTGAGAAGTGTCCCGGGATTCACGGTGGGCTCATTCACCTGCGAG GTTTAACCAAACTAGAGTCCTTGAACATAAAGTGGTGCAACTGCATAACGGATTCAGACATAGAGCCTCTCTCAG AACTTTCAAATCTGAGGAGCCTACAGATTTGCTGCAGTAAGATTACTGATTTTGGTATTAGCTACCTTGAAG GGCTAAAAAAGCTTAATTTATTGAACTTGGAGGGGTGCCGTCATGTTACTGCTGCATGCTTGAATACACTCACAG CTCTTAAAGAATTGATGTTTTTGAACCTCAATAGATGTAATTTTTCAGACAGCGGGTGTGAAAAGTTTTCAG ACTTAACTAATTTGAAGATATTAAACTTGGGCATGAACAACATTACAAATTCATGCTTGATCCACCTGAAAG GGTTGATAAAGTTGGAGAGCTTAAACTTGGATTCATGCAGAATTGGTGATGAAGGACTGATACATTTATCAG GTATGCTTGGGTTGAAATCTCTGGAGTTGTCCGATACCGAAGTAGGAAGCAATGGGCTTCGCCATCTCTCTG gCCTGTCCAACCTAGAGAGCATAAACTTGTCATTCACTGTTGTAACCGATAGTGGTTTAAGGAAATTATCTGGTTTGACATCTCTTCGTACACTGAATCTGGATGCTCGTCATGTTACTGATGCTGGTCTTTCCGCACTCACAA GTTTGACAGGGTTGACTCACCTCGATCTCTTTGGTGCTCGTATCACAGATTCTGGAACAAATCACCTACGAA ACCTGAAGAAACTTCAGTCACTTGAAATATGTGGTGGTGGATTAACAGATGCTGGTGTCAAGAACATAAAAGATCTTTCATCCCTCACTCTCCTCAATCTATCACAAAACTCCAATCTCACAGACAAAACACTGGAGTTTATTTCTG GATTGACTGGTTTGGTCTCTCTAAACGTTTCAAACTCTCGAGTATCAACCTCAGGACTACGACACCTGAAGCCATTGAAGAACCTGAGATCTCTGACCTTGGAGTCCTGCAAACTCTCTGCTAACGACATCAGGAAGCTTCAGGCGACTGATCTGCCACACCTAGTCAACTTCCGTcctgaataa